The Planococcus donghaensis genome contains a region encoding:
- a CDS encoding mannitol-1-phosphate 5-dehydrogenase, translating to MKQAVHFGAGNIGRGFIGALFSKSGYHVTFVDVADQVINKLNEEKGYHVKLAQSQEEQIAIENVSGINNMTHAEDVIGVIQQATYLTTAIGPNILPRIAPLIAQGLTERVSATDEKLYIIACENQIGATDILKQHILDSLDDEVKAKLEGRVYFFNSAVDRIVPIQDQSSLDVLVEPYFEWVVETTETIPQVTGMTIVEDLAPFIERKLFTVNTGHAVIAYLGYLAGKETIDETLADEEIVTQVRETLKETGAYLVKEYGLDEQEHMTYIDKNIERFKNAYLNDGVTRVGRAPIRKLGPEDRLIRPATQAQKAGLSYTYLANAIAAALLFDFPEDEEAMEIQQIIQDKGPAAVLTTISGLPEDSDITKEVVSRYHALKA from the coding sequence GTGAAACAAGCCGTTCATTTTGGAGCAGGAAACATTGGTAGAGGATTTATCGGAGCGTTATTTTCTAAGTCAGGCTATCATGTAACGTTTGTGGACGTAGCAGATCAAGTAATCAATAAATTAAACGAAGAAAAAGGCTATCACGTAAAGTTAGCTCAATCACAGGAAGAGCAAATTGCAATTGAAAATGTGTCGGGCATTAATAATATGACGCATGCTGAAGATGTGATTGGAGTAATTCAGCAGGCAACATATTTAACTACTGCTATTGGACCAAACATCTTACCAAGAATCGCTCCTTTAATTGCTCAAGGACTAACGGAACGTGTTTCGGCAACGGATGAAAAACTGTATATCATCGCTTGTGAAAACCAAATCGGTGCAACGGATATTTTAAAGCAGCACATTCTAGATAGTTTAGATGATGAGGTAAAAGCGAAGCTAGAAGGAAGAGTATATTTCTTCAACTCAGCTGTTGACCGCATTGTGCCGATTCAAGATCAGAGTTCATTAGATGTGTTAGTAGAGCCATATTTCGAATGGGTAGTGGAAACAACAGAAACCATCCCACAAGTAACCGGTATGACAATAGTTGAAGATCTCGCACCATTTATTGAACGGAAGTTGTTTACGGTAAATACAGGTCATGCTGTTATTGCCTATTTGGGGTATTTAGCAGGAAAAGAGACAATCGATGAAACATTAGCAGATGAGGAGATTGTTACTCAAGTCAGAGAAACGCTAAAAGAAACTGGAGCGTATTTGGTAAAAGAATATGGACTCGATGAACAGGAACATATGACGTATATCGATAAAAATATTGAACGTTTTAAAAATGCTTACTTGAATGATGGTGTTACACGCGTAGGACGGGCACCTATCCGGAAGTTAGGGCCTGAAGATCGATTGATTCGTCCGGCTACACAAGCACAAAAAGCAGGGTTATCTTATACTTACTTAGCGAATGCCATTGCGGCTGCGTTGTTATTTGATTTTCCGGAAGATGAAGAAGCGATGGAAATTCAACAAATAATTCAAGACAAGGGACCTGCCGCTGTTTTAACAACCATTAGTGGGTTACCTGAAGACAGTGACATTACAAAAGAAGTTGTTAGCCGCTATCATGCGCTGAAAGCTTAA